A segment of the Aureliella helgolandensis genome:
AAGCCAGCCTAAGTTATCTGCGTGAGGCTGGCGTCAATTGCATTAAACTTGATGCAACGCCAGCGGGGCAACCCGTTTACGAGCGGCTTGGCTTTCAACCGGAAGGTTTATTCCATCGTTGGTCCCGTGACAGCGAAGCGTCGCCGAACTGGAGTTTATCGCGACCGTCCCAGCAACTTCAGAAATCTCATTGGCAGCTTGATCAAGCGGCATTTGCAACAGACCGCATCGAGTGGTTGAACCGACTCGCCGAAGGTTCTCACGTCGTGACGTGCAAACGCAGTTTTGGAATGGCACGCCCGGGGTTTCTGGCCAACTATGTCGGTCCAGTCGTAGCAGAGAACGAAGACGAAGCGCAGCTGATCATTGATGATCTGCTGGGCCCAATCTCGGGACACACGTTTTGGGACATTCCACCAGGCAACCTCGCTGCATCCACTCTGGCTTGTTCACGTGGCTTTCAACCGGTCCGCAACCTAACCCGCATGCGAATCGGATCGATGCCTGTTCCGCCAACCATGCCGCTCCAGTTCGCGATCTCCGATCCCGGTACCGGATAGCCGCCAACCCCATCAACCATCGTTCCTCCCGATCGCGTCGACGCATGTTTCAGACCGATTCGATACGATAAATTCAATCACGCGAACGGGCTTGCGATCTTGACCGGCCTATCCAACGACCTTCCGACCGGCTTATGGTACGCTGCCCATAACGGTCGAGGCGAAGCTCTACCTCAGGAATGAATGCAGCGGCAGTGCCTGCGCCCAGACGGCGAGGCCCCAGCGTCCACCGAACACGACAGATAGGAAAAACCTGTGGTCTCCCTAAAACACCAAGAAATCATCCTGTTGCGCTGGTTAACGAGTATTTTCATTGCGTTATGGAGCCTCTGCTTACTGAGTGCTGCAGATGCATGTGCTGCCGATGCTTACACCGTCCACTCATCACACCCTCGTATCTTGCTAAATAGTGCAAGCGTCAAGGAACTAGCTAAACACTGCCAAGGCCCCCTCAAGGCGGAATATGCAGAACTAAAATCTAACGCCGACCGCGCTGTCAGTACTGGCCAAATAAAATTCATCGACAATAAATGGGCTACCCCCACAGATCTCATGGCCTGCGGCATGTGTTATCTTGTCGAACGCGAGCTCGGCAATCCCCATGCTGACAAGTATGCCGTTCCGATCGTCCAGTGCTGGGGAGATGGATCGCGAATAACCAACAAAGGGCATTCTGCATTTGGTTATCACGCGCTCGTCTACGACTGGATCTATGATGCGTTGTCGGAAGAAGAACGCAAGACGTTCGGCAA
Coding sequences within it:
- a CDS encoding GNAT family N-acetyltransferase; translation: MSRIRTLTHDDLPSALAMCREAGWNQQPADWSRLIAHEPGGCFIAEIQEQIVGTVTTTRYGTDLAWIGMMLVDERFRRRGIATELMEASLSYLREAGVNCIKLDATPAGQPVYERLGFQPEGLFHRWSRDSEASPNWSLSRPSQQLQKSHWQLDQAAFATDRIEWLNRLAEGSHVVTCKRSFGMARPGFLANYVGPVVAENEDEAQLIIDDLLGPISGHTFWDIPPGNLAASTLACSRGFQPVRNLTRMRIGSMPVPPTMPLQFAISDPGTG